One Candidatus Poribacteria bacterium genomic window carries:
- a CDS encoding energy transducer TonB gives MMTIADVQRQNREAAQKRKRKAIRIAWGFAIGLHVIGIIVGGIYFIRKTVLEKYHDKVDSVVLEASKPQPKRRTPPRTTRKPTKPKFSKIQAPKGQAVTTSAKIPMGNARFTLPTSDVPTRPVMAPSVAGIGKNLFRTTRQQANIVTTMPKFEVPKFESTSLVSRMDMGTNLAQTEFNDPGNLELASVNLGEAKQSFNNFLKAVRDRIKEVQRFPPRVRNLDDGTTTTVRFTLFKDGTIQNPVVTDSSGEKALDNAAIAAVQNAVPYPPFPEEQEGNSLRLEIPIIFELAN, from the coding sequence ATGATGACGATTGCCGACGTTCAACGGCAGAATCGAGAAGCCGCCCAAAAACGGAAAAGGAAAGCGATCCGGATCGCCTGGGGTTTTGCAATCGGATTGCACGTTATCGGGATTATCGTTGGCGGTATTTACTTTATTCGGAAAACAGTGTTAGAGAAATACCACGACAAAGTAGATAGCGTTGTCTTGGAGGCATCAAAACCACAGCCGAAACGTCGTACACCGCCTCGTACAACACGAAAACCGACAAAACCGAAATTTTCTAAGATTCAAGCCCCGAAGGGACAGGCTGTCACAACGAGTGCTAAAATCCCGATGGGCAACGCGCGCTTCACGCTGCCGACGAGCGATGTGCCTACACGTCCGGTGATGGCACCGAGTGTCGCTGGCATCGGTAAAAATCTGTTCAGAACGACGCGACAACAGGCAAATATTGTTACAACGATGCCGAAGTTTGAGGTGCCGAAGTTTGAAAGCACCAGCTTAGTGTCGAGAATGGATATGGGAACAAATCTTGCACAAACGGAATTCAACGATCCGGGTAACTTAGAACTCGCCTCAGTCAACTTAGGTGAGGCAAAACAGTCGTTTAACAATTTCCTAAAAGCCGTTCGGGACCGGATCAAAGAGGTCCAACGTTTCCCGCCACGCGTGCGGAATCTTGACGATGGCACGACAACGACAGTTCGGTTCACGCTTTTCAAAGATGGAACCATTCAGAATCCAGTCGTCACGGATTCTTCTGGCGAGAAAGCACTTGATAACGCAGCCATCGCCGCAGTCCAAAACGCTGTGCCTTACCCACCTTTTCCTGAAGAACAAGAGGGGAATAGTTTGCGACTTGAAATACCAATTATTTTTGAATTAGCGAATTAA
- a CDS encoding STAS domain-containing protein, translating into MATTIRLKGGVVILEPNGKIIGTAVSELREKLAAQLDASNAACILINFEHVNQMDSSGLGMLINTRAVAARKKSRIGIINVEKKISNLLVLTRLISLFEHFDTEAAAVAAFNREQRSFPMELKKSTL; encoded by the coding sequence ATGGCAACAACAATTCGCCTGAAGGGTGGCGTTGTAATTTTAGAACCGAATGGAAAGATAATTGGAACCGCAGTATCCGAATTGCGAGAGAAACTCGCTGCGCAGTTAGATGCCTCCAATGCAGCATGTATTCTCATCAATTTCGAGCATGTTAACCAGATGGACAGCTCCGGACTCGGCATGCTGATCAATACACGCGCCGTCGCAGCGCGGAAGAAAAGCCGCATCGGGATTATCAATGTTGAGAAAAAAATCAGCAACTTGCTCGTCCTAACCCGCCTCATTAGCCTCTTTGAACATTTTGATACAGAGGCGGCTGCAGTTGCGGCATTCAACCGTGAGCAGCGGAGTTTTCCTATGGAACTCAAGAAATCAACGCTTTGA
- a CDS encoding MFS transporter has translation LTLKYLKEEKTPYQLPEAHRNKPKPIAYLILGISRTLSTAKHVGRFKHLTLFLIAYMIYNDGIHTVTSMATIYGTEELKLTTTALMVTLLLVQVVAIAGALIFSRLANRIGAKRSVMFALVLWSGVVTYGYFIHTATEFFILGMIVGIVLGGTQALSRSFYGAMIPEQASAEFYGFYSVFSKFSSIWGPLTFGVIEQITGSARLAIISLMIFFIVGLVLLRFVDETKAKADRDKFAF, from the coding sequence TGTTGACGCTGAAATACCTAAAAGAGGAAAAAACACCGTATCAACTTCCAGAAGCACACCGCAACAAACCCAAACCTATCGCCTATCTCATCCTCGGCATCAGTCGGACGCTTTCAACCGCGAAACACGTCGGACGCTTTAAACACCTCACCCTCTTCCTCATCGCCTATATGATATACAACGACGGGATTCACACCGTTACCAGCATGGCGACCATTTACGGCACTGAAGAGTTAAAACTCACAACCACGGCACTGATGGTGACGCTCCTACTTGTTCAAGTGGTTGCAATAGCGGGCGCGTTGATCTTCAGTCGACTCGCAAACCGTATTGGTGCTAAGCGCTCCGTAATGTTCGCTTTAGTTCTGTGGAGTGGCGTTGTTACTTATGGCTATTTCATTCATACCGCAACAGAATTCTTTATTTTGGGAATGATTGTCGGGATCGTCCTCGGCGGAACGCAGGCGTTGAGTCGTTCCTTCTACGGCGCGATGATTCCCGAACAGGCAAGCGCAGAGTTTTACGGATTCTATTCTGTCTTCAGTAAGTTTTCCTCAATTTGGGGACCCCTAACGTTCGGTGTTATCGAACAGATCACCGGCAGTGCTCGTCTTGCCATCATTTCATTGATGATTTTCTTTATTGTTGGATTGGTGCTGTTACGGTTCGTCGATGAAACAAAGGCGAAAGCGGATAGGGATAAGTTTGCATTCTAA